From the genome of Sulfurimonas paralvinellae:
CGAACAGTTTTCTTTACCTCCTTATAGTCAAGTTGGTCTTTAAATAGATAAGGTGCCAGATAGGTGTCAAAAGAGGAAAAAGCCTGTGCTCCCGCCCATTCGCTTTGCAAAATTCCCAAGAAATTCGCCATTTGTCCAAGAGCTTCCCGAAAGTGTTTGGGTGCACTGCTTTCTACTCTTCCTCGCACACCGTTAAATCCTTCATCCAGAAGAACACGAAGACTCCAGCCGGCACAGTAGCCGGTCAAGCAGTCAAGGTCATGTATGTGATAGTCCCCATTTCTATGTGCATACCCTTCTTCTTTTGAGTAGATTTTATCCAGCCAATAATTTGCGATCACTTTTCCTGCAGTATTGTTTACAAGTCCTGCATTGGAGTAGCCCGTGTTAGAGTTTGCTTTGATTCTCCAGTCACTGCCATTTATATACTCCTCAATGGTCTGTGTAGAGTTGATGTAGGTTGTATCTTCATCAAGCAGATTGTCTCTTTGCATCTTATGCATATGACGATAGAGTATAAAAGAACGCATAACATCAAAGTATCTGTTCTTGTATAGCTCATATTCGATCATATCCTGAACGTCTTCAACAGCAACAGCACGCTTATGGTCGAGTTTTTCTAAAACATTGATATAGACAGCTTCATCATAAGCAACATTTTCACTCTCAAATGCTTTTTTAATGGCATCTTCGATTTTGTATGAAAGAAATTGCTTGTATGTTCCATCGCGTTTTAAGATATACTCAACCATAAACTACTCCTAAAGTGATGTCAGCAGTTTATAGCATCTCGCGTTAAAGAGCCATAATAATTTCTGTCACTTTTGTGTCACTTTTGCTGTTGCGAGAGCGGATATTTATTAGTACTGTACGCAGATATTTTTTTTCTTTCCTTTTGCCTGATAGAGAGCTTTGTCTGCATTTTCAATCAACTCTTGAATAGTTGAGTTGCTAGTTATATTAAGCGTGGCTACACCTACACTGATTGTTACAACCGGCGTGTTAGAGACAGGATGAGGTAAAGCAAGAGTCTGGATATTTGTGACAATATTTTGTCCAAGTTGAAGAGCCTCTTCTTTGTCTGCATAAACGATAACCGCAAACTCTTCCCCGCCGTATCTGCATGGGATGTCACTCAATCGGCTGCATGAGTTTTTAATAGCTTTTGCTACTTGTCGAAGACATTCATCTCCTGCATAGTGCCCAAGTGAGTCATTGTAGGCTTTGAAATTGTCTATATCACACATAATGAGAGATAAAGGATGCTTCTCACGCAGTGCCAGATTAAATAAAAATTTTAATTGTGTATCAAATTCTCTGCGATTGTTTAAGTCGGTTAAAAAATCGGTTTTCGCTATTTTCAGTAATTCTTTACTGACTATTTTCGGTTCGATAAGGCCAAATAGAAGTGCTGCTTTCTCCTCCGTATCTTTAAGCAATATCTTTGCACGGCTTGAATAGTAGAGTGTCTCTTGTGAATCAGGATTATAATAGGGAAATGTATTTGAATACTCTTCCACTTTTCCTTCACGCAGTGCTTTGTATTCATCAAATATCTGTTTTGCCGCAGCATCATCCTTAATGGCTATATATTTGTTGTAGTCACCTGCAATGGGACATGTTTCATTGACGGAGTGTTGTATACGGTCGGGATCAAGTGAAAATGTTTGAGACATTACGTCATTACAGTAAAAAATATCGGGATCGTCTTCAAGATCAATTAACCACCATGAAAGGTCTGAAAAGTTTAGAAGTTGTTGATAAAGTGTATAAAACTCTTCTACTCGTTTGTTTGGGAACATGCTTTTACTTTATAATATTATTGCATTTTTTATTTATCTCTGAATTATAGCACTTAATAGATAAATAGTACTTCAGGGTAATGCTTAATAAAATTTTTACATTTGTTTTGGTATAATTCCAATCCGCTTTACTGTTTTAACAGAGAAAAAGAGTATTTCTATCTTTATATATAATGTATAGATAAAAGTATTGGCAGGGGTTTGAGAGCCTGTGCCTGAAAACAGTAAAGACAATATAGACAAGGACTTACGATGAAAGTAAGAGCTTCAGTAAAGAAAATGTGTGATGACTGTAAAGTTATCAAAAGAAGAGGGATTGTAAGAGTAATCTGCAAAAACCCTAAACATAAACAGAGACAAGGATAATCATGGCTCGTATAGCTGGTGTTGATTTACCTAAGAAAAAAAGAATAGAGTATGGTCTAACATACGTCTATGGGATCGGTCTTCATACTGCTCGTCAAATATTAGACGCAACAGGTATTGACTATAACAAAAGAGTTTTTGAATTAAGTGAAGAAGATGTAGCTGCAATTACAAAAGAGATCCGTGAAAACCATATGGTTGAAGGTGATTTACGTAAAAAAGTTGCAATGGATATTAAAGCACTTATGGATTTAGGATCATACAGAGGTCTTCGTCACCGTCGTGGTCTTCCATGTCGTGGTCAAAAAACTAAGACAAATGCGCGTACTCGTAAGGGTAAACGTAAAACTGTCGGCGCAGCGTAAGGAATTAGATTATGGCAAAAAGAAAAGCTGTTAGAAAAAAAGTAGTAAAGAAGAATGTATCTCGCGGGATCATTCATATTGCAGCGTCATTTAACAATACATTGGTAACTATTACTGATGAAATGGGAAATATGATCGCTTGGAGTTCTGCTGGTAGCCTTGGTTTCAAAGGTTCTAAAAAATCTACGCCGTTTGCAGCGCAAGCAGCAGTTGAAGATGCAGTAGAAAAAGCAAAAGTACATGGTATCAAAGAACTTGGTATTAAAGTACAAGGTCCTGGTTCTGGTCGTGAGACAGCAGTTAAATCTGTTGGCGCTATCGAAGGAATCCGTGTTACATTCATGAAAGATGTTACACCATTACCACACAACGGTTGTCGCGCACCTAAGCGCCGTAGAGTTTAAGGAGATTACTGATGGCAAGATATAGAGGTCCAGTAGAAAAAATCGAAAGAAGATTTGGAGTAAGCCTTAACTTAAAAGGTGAGCGTCGTTTAGCAGGAAAAGCTGCTTTAGAAAAACGTCCATATGGCCCAGGTCAACATGGTCAGCGTCGTAAAAAAGTTTCTGAGTATGGTTTACAACTTAATGAGAAACAAAAAGCAAAATTCATGTATGGTATTTCTGAAAAGCAATTCCATGCACTATTTGTTGAAGCAAAACGCCGTGATGGAAATACAGGTACAAACCTTATTACACTTATCGAGCAAAGATTAGACAATGTTGTTTACAGAATGGGATTCGCATCTACTCGTAGATTCGCTCGCCAACTTGTAACACATGGTCACATCCTTGTAGATGGTAAAAAAGTAGATATCCCTTCTTACCGTGTTAAACCGGGTCAAAAAATAGAAGTAAAAGAGTCTAGTAAAACAAACAACCAAATTCAACGTGCTATTGAGCTTACAAACCAAACAGGTTTAGCTCCATGGGTTGACATCGATGCTGAGAAAGTTTTTGGTATCTTTACTCGTCTTCCAGAGCGTGAAGAAGTTGTTATTCCAGTTGAAGAACGTTTAATCGTTGAGCTTTACTCGAAATAATAATTAATAAAAAGGGCGTAAAAGTATGAAAAAAATTAAAACTACTCCACTTGCTCCTCAAGAGTTTGAGGTAGAACAAATTAGTGAGAATGAAGCTAACATTATGGCATATCCGTTTGAAACGGGTTATGCTATCTCTTTAGCTCATCCACTTCGCCGTTTTCTATTAAGCAGCTCAGTTGGTTATGCACCGATCGCTATCAAAATCGAAGGTGCAAAACATGAGTTTGACTCAGTTCGTGGTATGCTCGAAGATATTTCTGATTTTATTTTAAATCTTAAAGAGATTCGTTTTAAACTAAACAATGATGCAACAGAGGCAGAGATAAACTACAGCTTTGCAGGTCCATGTACAATCACTGGAGCTGATCTTAGTAATGATGAGGTTGAAGTTGTGACTCCAGAAGCACACCTTGCAACTTTAAATGAAGATTCTACATTGAACTTCAGCATCAAAATCGCTCAGGGTATCGGATATGTTGCAAGTGAAGATACAGCTGCAGAAATCGCTGATGATGATTACATTGCACTTGATGCATATTTTACACCTGTAAGAAGTGCAACATATAAGATTGAAAATGTACTTGTAGAGGACAATCCTAACTTTGAAAGAGTTGTTCTGAACATCAAAACTGATGGTCAAATCTCTCCTGTTGATGCATTTAGAAACTCTTTAGAAGTTATGTACGCACAATTAGCTGTATTTAATTCAGAGATCAGTATCAAAGCACCAAGTACAATTGAGAGAGTTGAAGAGTCGCCGGATCTTAAAAAACTAACGACTAACATTGATAGTTTGGGATTGAGTGCTCGTAGTTTTAACTGCCTTGACCGCTCAAATATTAAACTCATTGGAGAGATCGTACTTATGAGTACAAATGATCTTAAAAATGTAAAAAATCTTGGTAAAAAATCTTACGATGAGATCGTAGAGAAAGTTCAAGAGTTCGGTTTTACAGTTGGTGCTGATCTAGAAGATGATGTAGCAACTGCACTAAAAAAGAAAATTGAAGCAGCTTCTTAAGAAGCGCTAATTAAAGAGGAATAAGATATGAGACACCGTCATGGATATCGTAAACTAGGTCGTACAAGTGCACATAGAAAAGCACTTTTAGCAAATCTTAGTATTTCGTTAATTGAACATGGTAAAATTGAAACTACTGCTGTAAAAGCTAAAGAGCTTCGCTCTTACGTTGAGAAGTTGATCACTACTGCTAGTAAAGGTGATTCAAACTCTCACAGAGCAGTATTCGCTGCGCTTCAAAATAAAGAAGCAACAAAAAAATTAGTAAACGAATTAGCACCTCAATATGTTGAGCGTGCTGGTGGTTACACTAGAATCACTAGAACTCGTATTCGTCGTGGTGACGCTACACCAATGGCATTTATAGAATTAGTATAATCAGTTTACTTATTCTATGAAGTTGGGGCTTTTGCCTCAATTTTTTTACTCTCCACTTTCCACATTCTAAACTACTTTACAACAGAGGACTTAGATTATGAGTACTTTCGCATTTGGAACCTACAGAGTAAATGATGAAAATCTATTACACATTGAAGCACTGAAAGAAGCCATTGATCTTGGCGTACGAGTGATCGAAACAGCCCCTTATTATACAGACGGCGGCGCACAAAGGGCTGTTAAAAAAGTTATGCAGCTTTTTGAAGACAAGATTCGTGATGAGATAGAGATCATCTCAAAATGTCTCTTGCCAAAAGAGAATGATCAAGATATAAAAGCTCTTATCCATGAGCAAATAGATGCATCATTGGAAAATCTCCAGCTCTTAAAGATTGAAAGCTGTTTGATCGAAGATTGTGCTGAATCATCTCTTTTGGAAGTTTTTACGGCTTTTGAAAAGGCTGTAAGAGAGGGTAAAATCCAGAGTTACGGTATGAGTGCAGACAGCATCAAAGATATTGAGAGTGTGCTGAGCACTGCTAAAGAAGCAGCGCAAAAAACGGGTAATGAAGAGCACTCTTTTACGACTTTGGAACTGCCTGTCAATATGTTGGAACAAGAGAATCTGAAAACAGCAAAAGAGGCAAAGAAACATGGTTTAAGAGTGCTCTCAAACAGACCTTTAAATGCCCAAAAAGACGGACTCATGTACAGACTTGCAGAGTATGATGAACCGCAAGAGTACTACCATACGCTCAATGAGCTTTTGGAGATATGTGATAATGATGATCTGCGGGTTTTGTATAACCTCATAGAGCAAATGGATGCAAATAAGCATAAGTTCGGTTTCATCGGAGAGTATGACACCTTTCTTAGCCTGCAGATACTGCCGCATATCAAAAAAGCGATTGAAAATATACATGAAGATGTTTTGGATGTTCTTCTTGAATACATCGAGCGTTTTTTACGAAATTATCGAGAGATGGTAGCTTATGAATCAGCAAAGATGACACGAACGACACTCAAAGAGTATTTTAGCGATTGCAATGCAAAAATGCAAGAGTGTGCACTTCGGTTTTTACTTCAAAATGATGGTATTGACAATATTGTCATTTCAATGCGTCAGCCACGTTATGTGCAAGAGGTTATGGCTTTAAAAGCGTAGTTAATTAAATAATTTATAGCTTATTAAGCGATTTTGTCATATTTTATGATATAAATATAAGATTGCAACAGAAAAAGGAAAACTATGATCCCGTTTAGTGATGAAGAACTTATGGAGCCGGTAAGGCATGTAATAGATAAAGTACGTCCCTCATTAGCACTTGATGGTGGAGACATTGATTTTGTAACGGTCAAGAACGGCAATGTGTATGTACAGCTTAAAGGTGCATGCATAGGCTGTTCAAGCAGTGGTTCTACGCTGAAATACGGTGTGGAGAGACAGTTGAGAATGGATATTCATCCTGAGATATGTGTGGTTAATGTACCAATGGGTATGGAAAACGATATAGATAATTTATAAGAGAAAAATGAGCACAATTAGTAAATATAAGATTTTATCACAAGCAAAAGAGAGTTTTTCAAGAGCGGAGTATGAAAAAGCGTTGGAAAAATTCGCCGAAGTTTTGCAGAACTATCCAAACTCGAAAGAGGCGTATAACGGAGTCATTCTTTCTGAAATGGCAATGAGTGGTGAAATGGGTGCAGAAGCACTGTTTGACTATTATGAGATATTGCGTGAGGAAGATAAAGAAGAAGCAGATGCCGTTATGACAGAGATACTGCAAAATATGGACGGAAGTCTTGAAAAGCTTGGAGAAGCTTTCACGCAGCCTCTGCGTGATCGTATAGAATTTGAAGACGGTATTTTGTACAGCGATTTTAAAAAGCTACTCGACAAAGGTGCTGATTTTAAAGAGACTTTTGAAAATATAATGTTCTCAACGCGTGTTATCATTACAGAAAAAGAGGATTTTTTAGATTTTTTAGATAAATTGATCGAACACGGTTTTACAGAGATGGCTTTGACATATCTTGAAAATGCACTGAGCGTCTATCCTTCCGATAAACTGCTAACAAAACTACTCAAAAAACTTGCACAGGGGAAAAATATTGAAAATTGAGCTTCCCGACCAACCTTACAGATATGTTACTGAAAACTCTCAGGAGTGTGACAGTGAGACAGCTTTTGTTCTCACAACACAAAATGAAAAATATTTAGACGATGCAAAAGCAAAAGGTGCTCATTCTGTCATAAAGATTCAGGATATCGCTTCGCTTTTTGGTGTTGACAAGATTAAAATCGTCGGCATCACGGGTACGAACGGCAAAACGACAACGGCGAGTGCCATCTACTCCTTTTTACTTGATCTTGGCTATAAAGCGGCAATGCAGGGAACACGTGGTCTTTTTATGAACGATGAAGCAGTGGAAGGCAAGACACTGACAACCCCTTCTGTTTTAAATACATACAGACATATCTATCAGGCGGTTGAAGCGGGATGTGAGTATTTCATTATGGAAGTGAGTTCTCACGCAATAGCGCAAAAGAGAATCGAAGGCCTGCCGTTTGAGCTGAAAATTTTAACAAACATCACACAGGACCATCTTGATTATCATAAGAGTATAGAAGAGTATATTAACATCAAAAACTCTTTCTTTAAAGATGAGGGTAAAAAACTCATCAACAAAGATGAACCAAAAGCAAAGTTCAACTTTAAAAATGCCTATACATACGGCATAGAAAATCCTGCGACATACAGATTGATGGCATATTCTTTGAATGACGGCAGCAGCGGCATTATTCAACATTTCCAAGAGATCGTGCCGTTTACCGCTTCACTGCATGGTTTTTTCAATCTTTACAATCTCATGGCGGCTATTTCGGCAACCCATCTCATTACGGACAAATCACTCCAAGAAGTGGCTGATGTTGTTGATAATTTTGCAGGGGTGAGCGGTAGAATGGAGCAGGTGTGTGCAGCGCCGAATGTTATCGTTGATTTTGCACATACGCCTGACGGTATGGCGCAGGTGCTCAATGCACTCAAAGAGAAAGAACTGCTTGTCGTTTTTGGTGCGGGCGGGGACAGAGACAAGAGCAAACGTCCTCTTATGGGTCGTGTTGCTGCATCTTTGGCTAAAAAAGTTTATGTAACGAGTGATAATCCTCGTCATGAAGATCCCGATGCGATTGTTGATGGTATTCTCAGCGGCATAGAGGACAAAAGTAATGTCGTGGTTGAGCTCAATCGTAAAAAGGCCATAGAGATGGCACTTGATGAACAAGAAGGCGAAGAGGTGGTTGTCATCCTTGGAAAAGGGGATGAGAACTATCAGATCATTTATGATGAAAAGCTACCTTTTGATGACAGAGAAGTTGTCAGAGAACTTCTGAATATCTAAGCTCATCAGCATGAAAACACTACTGTTTCTACTGCTGCTTGTAAATTCTCTTTTTGGTTTTGAGTATTGGCAGTATGTAGATAAACATTATAAGTTTACAACGCAAAAAGAGTTACAAAAAAAATATAAAACAGTTATCTCTCCTTACTTTCAGAGCCATAAACTTCACTTTTTCAGCACTCCCGAAAATATAAAAATAGCCTATAAGATCTTTAAGGTAAAGCATGCAAAAGCTGTTATCGTTATCTCAAGCGGACGCAGTGAAGGAATGGTCAAATACCAGGAACTCATTTATGATCTCAATCGTAACGGCTACTCTGTCTATATTTTAGATCATCGAGGGCAAGGGTATTCACAAAGATTGTTACCAGATACAAAAATAGGGTATGTGGAAAGTTTTTTCCATTATGTCGATGATCTGAAGTTTTTTGTAGAAAATTATGTTCCTAAAGACAAAAAGAGAGTATTGTTAGGCCACTCAATGGGCGGAACAATCGCATCGCTTTATGCCGAAGTCTATCCTCATGATTTTTCTGCATTAATTCTCTATTCTCCTATGCATCAACCCAATTTAATTTTACCTGTCATGAGTACACTGCTATGTGATCTTATGGAAAAAAAGAAGAGAAATCTAAGCAATTATATAGTTGGAACTGCTTCTTACGATATTACAAAACAAAACTTTGATGAGAACGATCTGACACATTCAAAAATACGATACGAAATTATGCAGCAGGCATATAGAGATGAGCCTCAAACCAAGATTGGCGGACCGAGCGTCAAATGGGTGCAGGAAGCTTGTAAATGGAGTAAAATAGCAGTTGAGAATGCCTCTTTGATACAGATTCCAACACTGCTGCTGCAAGGAGAAAAAGATCAGGTTGTCAATGCGGATGCTCAGGAAGAATTTTGTAAGAATGCTCATTCACATTGCCATGGGTATACAATAAAAGGGGCATACCATGAACTCTATATCGAAAAAGACGGTATGCGTCAAAAAGCCTTGAGCGCTATTTTAGATTTTATCTCTAAAATCTGAAGTTCACACCGACATAGCCTATATGAAGCGTTGAATCGGGACTGTTCGTTGAGTTATTGTCAAGTTTTTGATACGAAACACCTTTGTATTCGTATGCGAGTTCGATATCAAAATGTTCACCCATCGGAATAAAAAGACCGGCTCCGAGATTAAAGCTTCCATAGGTAAGCGATCCGTTATTCAGATCAGCGGGAGTGTCCATGTAGCCTGCACCAAATCCGGCTTTTAAGAATGGATTGACATAGATGCCGAAGTCGAATGCCTTTAGAAGTTCTACATTGAATCCGTATTTTTTACCGTCGTTGGCATCGAAGACCTCTTTGTTGTTATCGACATAATCGAGTGAGAACTCTACGGCATATGCTTCTCTGTC
Proteins encoded in this window:
- a CDS encoding diguanylate cyclase, encoding MFPNKRVEEFYTLYQQLLNFSDLSWWLIDLEDDPDIFYCNDVMSQTFSLDPDRIQHSVNETCPIAGDYNKYIAIKDDAAAKQIFDEYKALREGKVEEYSNTFPYYNPDSQETLYYSSRAKILLKDTEEKAALLFGLIEPKIVSKELLKIAKTDFLTDLNNRREFDTQLKFLFNLALREKHPLSLIMCDIDNFKAYNDSLGHYAGDECLRQVAKAIKNSCSRLSDIPCRYGGEEFAVIVYADKEEALQLGQNIVTNIQTLALPHPVSNTPVVTISVGVATLNITSNSTIQELIENADKALYQAKGKKKNICVQY
- the rpmJ gene encoding 50S ribosomal protein L36 produces the protein MKVRASVKKMCDDCKVIKRRGIVRVICKNPKHKQRQG
- the rpsM gene encoding 30S ribosomal protein S13; its protein translation is MARIAGVDLPKKKRIEYGLTYVYGIGLHTARQILDATGIDYNKRVFELSEEDVAAITKEIRENHMVEGDLRKKVAMDIKALMDLGSYRGLRHRRGLPCRGQKTKTNARTRKGKRKTVGAA
- the rpsK gene encoding 30S ribosomal protein S11 codes for the protein MAKRKAVRKKVVKKNVSRGIIHIAASFNNTLVTITDEMGNMIAWSSAGSLGFKGSKKSTPFAAQAAVEDAVEKAKVHGIKELGIKVQGPGSGRETAVKSVGAIEGIRVTFMKDVTPLPHNGCRAPKRRRV
- the rpsD gene encoding 30S ribosomal protein S4, encoding MARYRGPVEKIERRFGVSLNLKGERRLAGKAALEKRPYGPGQHGQRRKKVSEYGLQLNEKQKAKFMYGISEKQFHALFVEAKRRDGNTGTNLITLIEQRLDNVVYRMGFASTRRFARQLVTHGHILVDGKKVDIPSYRVKPGQKIEVKESSKTNNQIQRAIELTNQTGLAPWVDIDAEKVFGIFTRLPEREEVVIPVEERLIVELYSK
- a CDS encoding DNA-directed RNA polymerase subunit alpha — encoded protein: MKKIKTTPLAPQEFEVEQISENEANIMAYPFETGYAISLAHPLRRFLLSSSVGYAPIAIKIEGAKHEFDSVRGMLEDISDFILNLKEIRFKLNNDATEAEINYSFAGPCTITGADLSNDEVEVVTPEAHLATLNEDSTLNFSIKIAQGIGYVASEDTAAEIADDDYIALDAYFTPVRSATYKIENVLVEDNPNFERVVLNIKTDGQISPVDAFRNSLEVMYAQLAVFNSEISIKAPSTIERVEESPDLKKLTTNIDSLGLSARSFNCLDRSNIKLIGEIVLMSTNDLKNVKNLGKKSYDEIVEKVQEFGFTVGADLEDDVATALKKKIEAAS
- the rplQ gene encoding 50S ribosomal protein L17 gives rise to the protein MRHRHGYRKLGRTSAHRKALLANLSISLIEHGKIETTAVKAKELRSYVEKLITTASKGDSNSHRAVFAALQNKEATKKLVNELAPQYVERAGGYTRITRTRIRRGDATPMAFIELV
- a CDS encoding aldo/keto reductase; the protein is MSTFAFGTYRVNDENLLHIEALKEAIDLGVRVIETAPYYTDGGAQRAVKKVMQLFEDKIRDEIEIISKCLLPKENDQDIKALIHEQIDASLENLQLLKIESCLIEDCAESSLLEVFTAFEKAVREGKIQSYGMSADSIKDIESVLSTAKEAAQKTGNEEHSFTTLELPVNMLEQENLKTAKEAKKHGLRVLSNRPLNAQKDGLMYRLAEYDEPQEYYHTLNELLEICDNDDLRVLYNLIEQMDANKHKFGFIGEYDTFLSLQILPHIKKAIENIHEDVLDVLLEYIERFLRNYREMVAYESAKMTRTTLKEYFSDCNAKMQECALRFLLQNDGIDNIVISMRQPRYVQEVMALKA
- a CDS encoding NifU family protein gives rise to the protein MIPFSDEELMEPVRHVIDKVRPSLALDGGDIDFVTVKNGNVYVQLKGACIGCSSSGSTLKYGVERQLRMDIHPEICVVNVPMGMENDIDNL
- a CDS encoding UDP-N-acetylmuramoyl-L-alanyl-D-glutamate--2,6-diaminopimelate ligase; translation: MKIELPDQPYRYVTENSQECDSETAFVLTTQNEKYLDDAKAKGAHSVIKIQDIASLFGVDKIKIVGITGTNGKTTTASAIYSFLLDLGYKAAMQGTRGLFMNDEAVEGKTLTTPSVLNTYRHIYQAVEAGCEYFIMEVSSHAIAQKRIEGLPFELKILTNITQDHLDYHKSIEEYINIKNSFFKDEGKKLINKDEPKAKFNFKNAYTYGIENPATYRLMAYSLNDGSSGIIQHFQEIVPFTASLHGFFNLYNLMAAISATHLITDKSLQEVADVVDNFAGVSGRMEQVCAAPNVIVDFAHTPDGMAQVLNALKEKELLVVFGAGGDRDKSKRPLMGRVAASLAKKVYVTSDNPRHEDPDAIVDGILSGIEDKSNVVVELNRKKAIEMALDEQEGEEVVVILGKGDENYQIIYDEKLPFDDREVVRELLNI
- a CDS encoding alpha/beta fold hydrolase, translating into MKTLLFLLLLVNSLFGFEYWQYVDKHYKFTTQKELQKKYKTVISPYFQSHKLHFFSTPENIKIAYKIFKVKHAKAVIVISSGRSEGMVKYQELIYDLNRNGYSVYILDHRGQGYSQRLLPDTKIGYVESFFHYVDDLKFFVENYVPKDKKRVLLGHSMGGTIASLYAEVYPHDFSALILYSPMHQPNLILPVMSTLLCDLMEKKKRNLSNYIVGTASYDITKQNFDENDLTHSKIRYEIMQQAYRDEPQTKIGGPSVKWVQEACKWSKIAVENASLIQIPTLLLQGEKDQVVNADAQEEFCKNAHSHCHGYTIKGAYHELYIEKDGMRQKALSAILDFISKI
- a CDS encoding outer membrane protein; amino-acid sequence: MKKITLLLLLLSSLLFGESKIYLGTGYAYNNETVSYNGNDKTISNNAARLKLGYGDREAYAVEFSLDYVDNNKEVFDANDGKKYGFNVELLKAFDFGIYVNPFLKAGFGAGYMDTPADLNNGSLTYGSFNLGAGLFIPMGEHFDIELAYEYKGVSYQKLDNNSTNSPDSTLHIGYVGVNFRF